A genomic stretch from Nodosilinea sp. E11 includes:
- a CDS encoding DUF4157 domain-containing protein has protein sequence MKPLTEQIQRVELPEEDELQMKPLLQREMEPNEEDELQMKPDSLQREVEPDEEDELQMKPLLQRQGSEAVAASDDLESAIQQSRGSGQPLADSIREPMEQAFGGVDFSRVKVHTDERADALNRTVGARAFTTKQDLFFRRGEYQPGSQGGQELIAHELTHAVQQSMAFHQDREDYTPPPVINAQLVDTPFIQCKSTITNNANLGNKDTPLKTLHDVFGKYFNKALVNETYNFHPLQVFYLGATPYNGSKAYKNQYLKAEKVEASIDPASSSKTDSKNRNDNVIQPYGHFGVMERAIFDRKNIGNIYDGGHLVEHTLMEGQDADAEGNLAPQQNKQFNQGLMRGWEDVPEKYMHNYNTAFNYTVQVGYDQQTYQRTGKQIRDAGVLGSIDKALPGSELNNLDAEMVTFERWIPSQWKATVADPSGMNNLPQLTLTKGAHWNAVVPSQAQAEGLVFNSQPAPYTGTLKRTNSGMLGGFIETAQVPTNILNAVTVGNQPSFSAYMFQPIPEDTRDQPVHNPSTGAYGGQTPATLPSYTPNFDSFPSTVDFSQMVEDIYDNVPQLTLQAIIPGYSAPTSSPSPSGSISIASRLKKRKPKAATLIKGLDGIGKKHSKSYSVVRQFYFKNADQGGAFIKALIQTRYDKNSKLTKTDLISTIHKTNKHQAFSRKNRKFKLLRLPYEKKLQ, from the coding sequence ATGAAACCCCTGACCGAGCAGATTCAGCGCGTGGAACTGCCCGAAGAAGACGAACTCCAAATGAAACCGTTACTCCAACGGGAAATGGAGCCGAACGAAGAAGACGAACTTCAGATGAAACCCGATTCCCTGCAACGGGAGGTGGAGCCTGACGAAGAAGACGAGTTACAAATGAAGCCATTACTGCAACGACAAGGGAGCGAGGCTGTTGCCGCCAGTGATGACCTCGAATCCGCCATCCAACAATCTCGCGGGAGTGGGCAACCGCTGGCCGACTCGATCCGAGAACCGATGGAACAGGCGTTTGGTGGCGTTGATTTTAGTAGGGTGAAGGTACATACGGATGAGCGAGCAGACGCGTTGAACCGTACAGTGGGAGCTAGGGCCTTTACAACAAAGCAGGATTTGTTTTTTAGACGGGGGGAGTATCAGCCAGGGAGCCAAGGGGGACAGGAATTGATTGCTCATGAGTTAACCCATGCCGTACAGCAATCGATGGCATTCCATCAGGATAGAGAGGATTATACCCCTCCCCCTGTTATCAACGCTCAACTTGTCGATACCCCCTTCATTCAATGCAAGTCTACAATTACAAATAACGCGAATTTGGGCAATAAAGATACACCACTAAAAACGCTACACGATGTATTTGGGAAGTACTTTAATAAGGCTTTGGTAAACGAGACATATAATTTTCACCCTCTCCAAGTGTTCTACCTCGGTGCCACCCCCTACAATGGTTCCAAAGCTTATAAGAACCAATACTTAAAAGCAGAAAAAGTAGAAGCAAGTATTGATCCTGCATCCTCTAGTAAAACAGATAGTAAAAATCGTAATGATAACGTGATTCAACCTTATGGACACTTTGGTGTCATGGAGCGTGCTATTTTTGATCGCAAGAACATCGGCAATATTTACGATGGAGGACATTTGGTTGAACATACCCTGATGGAAGGACAAGACGCTGATGCAGAGGGGAATCTTGCGCCCCAACAGAATAAGCAATTTAATCAGGGACTTATGCGAGGCTGGGAGGATGTTCCTGAAAAATATATGCACAACTATAATACTGCGTTTAATTACACCGTTCAGGTTGGATATGATCAACAGACCTATCAGCGAACTGGAAAGCAAATTCGTGATGCTGGGGTACTCGGAAGTATTGATAAAGCTTTACCAGGCTCTGAACTAAACAATTTAGATGCAGAAATGGTTACCTTTGAACGGTGGATTCCCAGCCAATGGAAAGCGACCGTTGCTGATCCTAGCGGTATGAATAATCTCCCCCAACTTACTTTAACGAAGGGTGCCCACTGGAATGCTGTAGTCCCTAGTCAAGCGCAAGCAGAAGGTTTAGTCTTTAATTCCCAGCCAGCACCTTACACGGGAACGCTGAAACGCACAAACTCAGGGATGCTCGGTGGCTTCATCGAAACGGCCCAAGTTCCCACTAACATTCTAAATGCGGTGACTGTCGGAAATCAGCCTTCCTTTAGTGCCTATATGTTTCAACCGATCCCTGAAGATACAAGGGATCAACCTGTTCATAATCCCAGTACTGGCGCGTATGGTGGGCAAACTCCAGCAACACTACCGTCTTATACCCCCAACTTTGATTCGTTCCCTAGCACCGTCGATTTCTCTCAAATGGTTGAAGACATCTACGATAACGTTCCTCAACTAACCCTACAAGCCATCATACCTGGTTATTCTGCTCCAACTAGCTCCCCCAGTCCATCAGGATCAATATCAATCGCTAGCCGACTCAAGAAAAGAAAGCCAAAAGCAGCTACGCTAATAAAAGGTCTTGATGGGATTGGCAAAAAACATTCAAAGTCATACTCTGTTGTCCGGCAATTCTATTTCAAGAATGCAGATCAAGGAGGAGCTTTTATCAAAGCTCTGATTCAGACTAGGTATGACAAAAATAGTAAGTTAACCAAGACGGATCTAATCTCCACCATCCATAAGACCAATAAGCATCAAGCATTTAGCAGAAAAAATCGCAAGTTTAAGCTGCTAAGATTGCCTTACGAGAAGAAGTTGCAGTGA